Proteins encoded together in one Penicillium digitatum chromosome 1, complete sequence window:
- a CDS encoding Beta-lactamase-like protein 2, whose translation MSTPKVWTQPVWQEFLSARNAGLPHLPAVAELSAEVVRILGGNPGDMQLQGTNTYLVGSGQERILIDTGQGYPIWLTTLVNYLDQHQLSISQVLLTHWHIDHTGGLPALLARYPHLSTAVHKAHPDHGQRSIRDGQAFTAEGTTLRALFTPGHTQDHMCFILEGSGAMFTGDNVLGHGGSVVVEDLGQYMKSLKSMTQKVRYEEIRVAYPGHGAVIDDLPAKLIVWSRHWEMREKKVLSAFAGSNIKKRAPLTMREIIACLYGLEMEAMAGPFIAQVLSKLVDEGKVGLAGAGQEKKWFLL comes from the exons ATGTCCACCCCCAAAGTGTGGACGCAGCCAGTGTGGCAGGAATTTCTATCTGCTCGAAATGCTGGACTGCCACATCTCCCAGCTGTCGCGGAACTCAGCGCAGAAGTGGTGCGAATACTTGGCGGAAATCCTGGTGATATGCAACTGCAAGGAACCAACACATATCTAGTTGGAAGCGGCCAGGAACGGATTTTGATAGATACAGGACAG GGATATCCAATTTGGCTCACAACGCTGGTCAATTATCTTGACCAACACCAGTTGAGCATATCTCAGGTACTGCTGACCCACTGGCATATCGATCATACCGGTGGTCTCCCGGCGCTACTGGCTCGGTATCCACATCTATCCACGGCGGTCCACAAGGCCCATCCAGATCATGGCCAGCGTTCGATTCGCGATGGGCAGGCTTTTACTGCCGAAGGAACTACGCTCCGAGCCTTGTTTACGCCTGGACATACTCAAGATCACATGTGCTTTATCCTAGAGGGCAGCGGAGCTATGTTCACGGGTGATAATGTGCTTGGACATGGAGGAAGTGTTGTTGTGGAAGATCTAGGACAGTACATGAAGAGCTTGAAATCTATGACCCAAAAAGTGCGCTATGAAGAGATAAGAGTGGCGTACCCCGGGCATGGTGCTGTGATTGACGACCTGCCAGCCAAACTCATAGTCTGGAGCCGACACTGGGaaatgagagaaaagaaggtTTTGTCAGCTTTTGCCGGGAGCAACATAAAGAAAAGAGCACCCTTGACGATGCGGGAGATCATCGCATGTCTCTACGGGCTCGAGATGGAGGCGATGGCGGGGCCTTTCATAGCGCAGGTTCTTTCAAAACTAGTTGATGAGGGGAAGGTTGGACTTGCTGGCGCAGGACAAGAGAAGAAGTGGTTTCTGCTATAG
- a CDS encoding Florfenicol exporter, putative has product MSETKSIESSPTSTTRTWFDRVCFVQKCRDPTSHSPWQKRCIVMIITLSAFTAPFASCILFPSFTTLVDHFHTTDTKVALTTTVFLLGLAVAPLWWSTLSQEYGRRPVLVFSFLLSTIAVIVCAVSNSLPLIIVFRLIEAIGCSSAQSVGAGVIGDIFTPIERGSALGWFYLGTLIGPMVAPIIGGAIQVWLGWRANLYFMAIFTCSTAMLTMLCLPETLVKPPTETKEKVQWHQVMSRDLFAPLPKLRLLAVPSIALTITYVSICFASLYCFNTTLPYAYSAPPYNFSAIEIGLCYISNCLGYAIGSVVGGKLSDAKLRQYQLTHGGEIRPVERIKTVWYGVGFVPAGLLIYGWLVEKQVFWIAPLVGAFLFGLGLMLVTSTVMPFLVDVKPGSGASVVADLNFVRNILAAIGTVLSPIAVSNIGFGWWMTILAILCTFSVGFVVIVVWRDGAERKTLDVEGTV; this is encoded by the coding sequence ATGTCTGAGACCAAATCCATCGAGTCATCGCCCACATCAACCACTCGAACATGGTTTGATCGCGTCTGCTTTGTTCAGAAATGTCGCGACCCAACTTCTCACTCTCCATGGCAAAAGCGATGCATAGTTATGATCATCACTCTATCCGCCTTTACCGCGCCATTTGCGTCCTGCATCCTCTTCCCGTCCTTCACGACCCTTGTGGACCACTTCCATACGACAGACACCAAAGTCGCCCTGACAACAACTGTGTTCCTTTTAGGTCTTGCAGTTGCGCCTTTGTGGTGGAGCACATTAAGCCAAGAGTATGGTCGTCGGCCTGTACTGGTTTTCAGCTTCCTACTATCGACCATCGCCGTGATCGTTTGCGCTGTGTCTAATTCGCTTCCCTTGATTATTGTGTTTCGCCTCATCGAGGCAATAGGCTGTTCATCTGCTCAGAGTGTTGGAGCAGGTGTTATCGGCGACATTTTCACTCCGATCGAGCGTGGTTCGGCTTTAGGGTGGTTTTACCTCGGAACCCTAATCGGGCCCATGGTGGCCCCGATCATTGGGGGTGCCATTCAAGTATGGCTTGGTTGGCGAGCAAACCTATACTTCATGGCGATTTTCACATGCAGCACTGCGATGCTTACGATGCTATGTCTTCCAGAGACACTGGTGAAGCCTCCCACCGAGACCAAAGAAAAGGTACAGTGGCACCAAGTGATGTCGCGAGATCTCTTTGCTCCATTGCCAAAGTTGAGACTCTTGGCCGTTCCTTCGATCGCTTTGACAATTACCTACGTCAGCATCTGCTTTGCTAGTCTCTACTGCTTCAACACTACGCTTCCTTATGCGTACTCAGCGCCACCCTATAACTTCTCTGCCATCGAAATTGGTCTCTGCTATATCAGCAATTGTCTCGGATACGCGATTGGAAGCGTTGTCGGTGGAAAGTTGAGCGATGCTAAACTACGCCAATATCAGTTGACCCACGGCGGAGAGATACGCCCGGTCGAAAGAATCAAGACTGTATGGTACGGCGTTGGCTTTGTTCCGGCGGGTCTACTGATCTATGGCTGGTTGGTTGAGAAACAAGTGTTCTGGATTGCTCCTCTCGTGGGAGCATTCCTGTTTGGACTAGGGCTCATGCTTGTCACTTCAACAGTCATGCCTTTCCTGGTTGATGTGAAGCCGGGATCTGGTGCCTCGGTTGTTGCCGATTTGAATTTTGTCCGGAATATCCTGGCCGCTATTGGTACCGTGCTGTCGCCGATTGCGGTATCAAACATTGGATTTGGGTGGTGGATGACAATCTTAGCGATTCTCTGTACCTTCTCGGTCGGTTTTGTGGTGATCGTTGTATGGAGAGACGGTGCTGAAAGAAAGACGTTGGATGTCGAAGGCACGGTGTGA